Proteins encoded together in one Ciona intestinalis chromosome 1, KH, whole genome shotgun sequence window:
- the LOC100184451 gene encoding uncharacterized protein LOC100184451: MDGRRKYTGNLLITKPSNIQFSQDSIAKSFQNGTELHETCQLISTGSVSVDEIRPIRVIIKDNKAISVDNRRLYVFRVLEKAGHLHSIKVQVTNQYDENRFTSTNNGCHVRLRSGGRRQRAPPAYRHCECYAGKLLSVFPIAWQYEARAPATTTTKKIINNTAGR, from the exons ATGGATGGTAGAAGAAAATATACCGGTAACTTGCTCATCACAAAACCATCGAATATTCAGTTTTCGCAAGACTCAATTGCAAAATCGTTTCAAAATGGAACTGAATTACATGAAACTTGTCAACTAATATCAACTGGATCTGTCAGTGTGGATGAGATCCGTCCAATAAGGGTGATTATAAAGGATAACAAGGCGATAAg tGTTGACAATCGTCGGTTGTACGTTTTTCGTGTGTTGGAAAAAGCTGGACATCTTCACAGCATCAAAGTTCAAGTTACAAACCAGTACGATGAAAATCGTTTTACTTCGACCAACAATGGCTGCCATGTACGACTACGAAGTGGTGGACGTCGACAGAGAGCTCCACCAGCATACAGACATTGTGAATGTTATGCGGGTAAATTACTATCag TGTTTCCAATTGCTTGGCAATATGAAGCCCGTGCCCCAGCAACCACTAcgacaaaaaaaatcattaacaaCACCGCAGGCAGATAA